One Clostridia bacterium genomic region harbors:
- the yidD gene encoding membrane protein insertion efficiency factor YidD: MKSLLIGALGGYKRLISPMLPHACRFVPTCSEYAIEAVDRHGALRGAGLAFWRLLRCNPFGRSGFDPVPGTSAPLHHIDIDVTDGALRHSCPTSK, encoded by the coding sequence ATGAAGTCGTTGCTCATTGGCGCACTCGGCGGATACAAGCGGCTGATATCGCCCATGCTGCCTCATGCCTGCCGGTTTGTGCCCACATGCTCGGAATATGCCATAGAGGCCGTCGATCGCCATGGCGCGCTGCGCGGCGCCGGTCTAGCTTTTTGGCGTCTGCTGCGTTGCAATCCGTTCGGCCGCAGCGGGTTCGATCCTGTCCCTGGTACTTCGGCCCCTTTGCACCATATCGACATCGATGTAACGGACGGGGCGCTCAGGCACTCTTGTCCTACTTCCAAGTGA
- the yidC gene encoding membrane protein insertase YidC: MSEFHNPQQEPGTEKRLILVFVLTFIVIILSQQLLFKNKTGSQQQPAEKQQQQQPAAAQTSAVSSAPAQPAIPMAEGTKVASAESETVIENDLYRIAFTNRGGQVRSWILKKYKDNQGKPLELVHQQAAAQYGYPLSLWTWDEQLRNKLNSALYVPSTTGNVAVPNELTFEYSDQDISVRKTFRFDHSYTVQMQTAVAHGGNYVSALPAWPGGFGDQMVPSAYATSSVDYQVADKINRLKAKKVSGGNTVRGPFHWAGTLDQYFAAIFLPDDPDNAALVTLQGQVDVPKSASKPDPKDTVKEPVLGAAVGSLTGITNQRLFVGPLDIDVLDGVHAVASGGTEGPNLRGVVDFGMFGFIARPLFMWLKWTHEHWVSNWGWAIVILTLIINLALLPLRVMSMKSALKMQRIAPQIKAVQEKYKKYGMRDPRKAEMNTEIAALYKQHKVNPAGGCFPLLIQMPFLFAFYAMLQVAIELRHAPWLWVSDLAAPDRMMILPIGIVLTTVFVQKMTPQAGMDPAQQRMFTFMMPVFLGFMSWSLAAGLSLYWTIGNLIAIAQQWVMNRTELGREMRAQMEKRERKKQLK; encoded by the coding sequence TTGAGCGAGTTCCATAATCCACAGCAAGAACCAGGCACCGAGAAGAGGCTCATCCTCGTCTTCGTCCTGACCTTCATTGTCATCATCCTGAGCCAGCAACTGCTCTTTAAGAACAAGACTGGTTCGCAACAGCAGCCTGCGGAGAAGCAGCAGCAACAGCAGCCTGCCGCCGCTCAGACCTCAGCGGTCTCGTCCGCGCCGGCACAACCCGCCATTCCGATGGCGGAGGGTACAAAGGTTGCAAGCGCCGAATCTGAAACCGTTATTGAGAATGACCTCTACCGCATAGCGTTCACAAATCGCGGCGGTCAGGTACGCTCCTGGATTCTGAAGAAGTACAAGGACAATCAGGGCAAACCGCTCGAGTTGGTGCATCAACAGGCTGCCGCGCAGTACGGATACCCGCTCTCACTGTGGACCTGGGATGAGCAACTTCGCAACAAGCTCAACTCAGCGCTGTATGTCCCCAGCACGACCGGCAATGTCGCGGTCCCGAATGAACTGACCTTCGAGTATTCCGACCAGGACATCTCCGTGCGCAAGACCTTCCGCTTCGACCACTCGTACACGGTGCAGATGCAGACGGCTGTAGCGCATGGCGGCAACTACGTCTCGGCGCTCCCGGCGTGGCCGGGCGGCTTCGGAGACCAGATGGTTCCCTCCGCCTATGCTACGTCCAGCGTCGATTACCAGGTGGCCGATAAGATCAACCGCCTGAAGGCCAAGAAAGTCAGCGGCGGCAACACGGTTCGCGGCCCATTCCACTGGGCCGGAACGCTGGACCAGTATTTCGCCGCCATCTTCCTGCCGGACGATCCTGATAATGCCGCTCTCGTCACTCTCCAGGGGCAGGTTGATGTCCCCAAGAGTGCGAGCAAGCCCGATCCTAAAGATACGGTCAAGGAGCCGGTGCTCGGTGCAGCCGTCGGCAGCTTGACAGGCATTACGAATCAGCGCCTCTTCGTCGGGCCTCTCGACATAGACGTGCTCGATGGTGTGCACGCGGTCGCCAGCGGCGGCACGGAGGGACCGAATCTCCGTGGGGTCGTTGACTTCGGCATGTTCGGCTTTATCGCACGGCCGTTGTTCATGTGGCTCAAGTGGACGCATGAGCACTGGGTCAGCAACTGGGGATGGGCGATTGTTATTCTGACCCTCATCATCAATCTCGCGCTGCTGCCGTTGCGCGTCATGAGCATGAAGTCGGCGCTCAAGATGCAGCGCATCGCTCCGCAGATCAAGGCCGTGCAGGAGAAGTACAAGAAGTACGGTATGCGCGATCCGCGCAAGGCGGAGATGAACACGGAAATCGCGGCTCTCTATAAGCAGCACAAGGTGAACCCCGCGGGCGGGTGCTTCCCCTTGCTCATACAGATGCCGTTTCTGTTCGCGTTCTATGCCATGCTGCAAGTGGCAATTGAGCTTCGCCACGCGCCATGGCTCTGGGTATCCGATCTTGCTGCGCCGGATCGCATGATGATTCTGCCCATCGGCATCGTTCTCACGACGGTGTTCGTGCAGAAGATGACGCCTCAGGCCGGCATGGATCCTGCCCAGCAGCGCATGTTCACCTTCATGATGCCGGTCTTCCTCGGCTTCATGAGCTGGTCGCTGGCCGCCGGATTGAGCCTCTACTGGACAATCGGAAACCTGATCGCCATCGCCCAGCAGTGGGTCATGAACCGCACCGAGCTGGGGCGCGAAATGCGAGCACAGATGGAGAAGCGCGAACGCAAAAAGCAGTTGAAGTAA
- a CDS encoding R3H domain-containing nucleic acid-binding protein: MPIQDKIATAKKISELLNQIIQHGAFRLKYKITVDPPIPDSRDWEKPVILVELSGADSPLMLERGAEVLRALECIVMESLRLSSEDHDKVAFDCMNFRQARIEELRLAASVAAEKVRHTKEPYSFAPMSSRERRVLHLALRDEADLRTESAGEGPQRHLILYPKDYKGKAVAAPTMRRRR; this comes from the coding sequence ATGCCTATCCAAGACAAGATCGCGACCGCAAAGAAGATTAGCGAGCTCCTCAATCAGATAATCCAGCACGGCGCTTTTCGGTTGAAATACAAGATCACCGTGGACCCGCCGATTCCGGACAGCCGGGATTGGGAGAAGCCCGTCATCCTGGTCGAGCTCTCCGGAGCCGACAGCCCGCTGATGCTGGAGCGTGGCGCGGAAGTGCTGCGCGCCCTCGAGTGCATCGTCATGGAGTCGCTGCGCCTCTCGTCGGAAGACCACGACAAAGTCGCTTTCGATTGCATGAACTTCCGCCAGGCGCGCATCGAAGAACTCCGGCTCGCCGCATCCGTAGCAGCCGAAAAGGTCCGCCACACCAAGGAGCCCTACTCTTTCGCGCCCATGTCGTCGCGCGAACGCCGCGTGCTTCACCTGGCTCTGCGCGACGAAGCCGACCTGCGCACGGAGAGTGCCGGCGAAGGCCCACAGCGGCACCTCATTCTTTACCCCAAGGACTACAAGGGCAAAGCCGTCGCCGCGCCGACCATGCGCCGCCGCCGCTAG
- the mnmE gene encoding tRNA uridine-5-carboxymethylaminomethyl(34) synthesis GTPase MnmE has translation MNLDDTIVAIATPPGRGGIGVVRLSGPDAVAIARPTLNLGGHRQLEAGRALFGELVEPDTDERIDEVVATYFAKPHSYTTDDVVEISCHGAPVVLRHVVEIALGRGARLAEPGEFTMRAFLNGRIDLTQAEAVRDLIESQTLYQAKVAAQQLEGALSHRLQPIKQKLVNLIAMLEAGIDFAEDDVSIMTGEQILARIAVTRVALGQLLATFEYGKVVHEGLTLAIVGRPNVGKSSLFNCLVERERAIVTATPGTTRDLVTETVALGGIPVRLVDTAGIRKALDEAESIGIRKSMEALADADLVLVVLDASQSLEKVDYELLEQVHSRKAILALNKSDMGSRVGLTSSFPTLKTSATTGEGIAELRSEILRHIGGENGTQQESGFLTNVRQQDLVTKAIAALNSASAAASANIPHEMLLLDLYGALRPLDEITGATAADDILNLIFSNFCIGK, from the coding sequence GTGAACCTTGACGACACGATCGTTGCGATTGCGACGCCTCCCGGCCGAGGCGGCATCGGCGTCGTGCGTCTCTCTGGACCCGATGCTGTGGCGATCGCGCGCCCCACGCTTAACCTCGGAGGCCATCGCCAGCTTGAAGCAGGCCGCGCTCTCTTCGGTGAACTCGTCGAGCCCGACACGGACGAGCGAATAGACGAGGTCGTCGCCACCTACTTCGCCAAGCCGCACTCCTACACCACAGATGACGTCGTGGAAATCTCCTGCCACGGAGCACCTGTCGTTCTGCGTCACGTCGTAGAAATCGCGCTAGGCCGAGGTGCGCGGCTTGCGGAACCAGGCGAGTTCACCATGCGCGCCTTCCTTAACGGACGCATCGATCTCACGCAGGCCGAGGCCGTGCGCGACCTTATCGAATCGCAGACGCTTTACCAGGCAAAGGTTGCGGCGCAGCAGCTAGAGGGCGCGCTCTCACATCGGCTTCAACCTATCAAGCAGAAGCTCGTCAACCTGATCGCAATGCTTGAGGCCGGCATAGACTTCGCCGAAGACGACGTATCGATCATGACGGGCGAGCAGATACTAGCGCGCATCGCCGTCACTCGCGTGGCGCTTGGGCAACTCCTGGCTACGTTCGAATATGGCAAGGTCGTCCATGAAGGCCTGACGCTCGCAATCGTCGGCCGTCCCAACGTCGGGAAATCAAGCCTCTTCAACTGCCTGGTCGAACGCGAGCGCGCCATTGTCACCGCGACACCGGGCACCACCCGAGACCTCGTCACCGAAACAGTCGCTCTCGGCGGCATCCCCGTGCGCCTCGTCGATACCGCCGGAATCCGTAAGGCCCTCGACGAAGCGGAAAGCATCGGCATTCGTAAATCTATGGAAGCCCTCGCCGACGCCGACCTTGTTCTTGTAGTGCTGGACGCTTCGCAGTCTCTGGAGAAAGTTGATTACGAGTTACTGGAACAGGTGCACAGCCGCAAGGCGATCCTGGCGCTGAACAAGAGCGATATGGGTTCACGCGTCGGGCTCACGTCCAGCTTCCCTACGCTGAAAACCTCGGCGACAACAGGTGAGGGCATCGCCGAGCTGCGCAGCGAAATCCTGCGCCATATCGGTGGTGAGAACGGAACGCAACAGGAGAGCGGCTTCCTAACCAACGTCCGCCAGCAGGACCTTGTAACGAAGGCCATCGCGGCCCTGAACTCCGCGAGCGCAGCCGCGTCCGCGAACATTCCGCACGAAATGCTCCTGCTAGACCTCTACGGAGCACTCCGCCCACTAGACGAAATCACCGGCGCAACCGCCGCCGACGACATTCTCAACCTGATCTTTAGTAATTTCTGCATCGGCAAATAA
- a CDS encoding right-handed parallel beta-helix repeat-containing protein, which translates to MLRVPEFVCAHPTSRRKFLKLMTLAGSSIAAGDLLGGLSPLAHAAEPPLQRGGNLRPKATDLYVAINGDDDGAGTRVAPFKTLAKAQAAVRALQPVSKPITVWVRGGTYYLAQPLVFGPEDSGSAKAPITYSAYPNETVILSGGVVLNPTWSNYSGGIKVATIGTGYDFDMLFLGGDRLLTLARYPNYDPTKLPLQGCADYSERVANWSNPEGGFIRALHRSEWGGESFRIKGKNGTKLDLEWVGDNNRGSTVNPKEQVAENIFEELDAPGEWFYDKAKGKLYVYPPAGANLSSSYLVGATQEELIRVVGKPNANVKYLKFCGFNLAHTHRTLFTRPYEGLSQGDWTIVRAGAMYLQDSENIEIRNCNFTNLGGNGIFMSGHNLDNVVTGCDFVHVGATAVAIAGLPSSTWYYCNWSNDKQAPTNLTPGPATENYPKNITVSYCYMYDNGMFEKQTSAVLISISQGVTVSHCTAHHGPRAGINIEDGTFGGHVIEYNDVFDQVRETGDHGPFNSWGRDRWWRRMSGADARKYAMLDMVQPNTIRNNRFHMEPVELPQMVGTSEGATQDGGRGPAKDNEAPGQERRLLFGIDLDDGSTNYLVYNNLLVNCSVKSQHGFDHTITNNIIINSRPVFHQWNLPDMRKTVANNIIVSKTPYYCRTRDFMPNTGMIDNNVFWNNGGPVTLLIDSGVGGEIIARETWDKYKLDQHSVTADPQFANAAKGDYTVKAGSPALALGFKNFPMDQFGKPGYPVPPGFQQTRPARHTQPGAGQPAP; encoded by the coding sequence ATGCTACGCGTTCCAGAATTTGTCTGCGCGCACCCCACGTCCCGTCGCAAGTTTTTGAAGCTTATGACGCTCGCCGGATCCAGCATTGCAGCGGGCGACCTGCTCGGTGGACTTTCACCCCTGGCGCATGCTGCTGAACCTCCGCTGCAGCGTGGCGGCAATCTCCGCCCCAAAGCAACGGACCTGTATGTTGCGATTAACGGAGATGACGACGGCGCCGGTACGCGGGTAGCCCCCTTCAAAACGCTGGCAAAGGCTCAGGCTGCTGTGCGGGCTTTGCAGCCGGTTAGTAAACCCATCACAGTTTGGGTACGGGGCGGAACCTACTATCTGGCCCAACCGCTTGTATTCGGGCCGGAGGACAGTGGTTCAGCGAAGGCGCCAATCACCTATTCAGCGTATCCCAATGAGACCGTGATCCTCAGTGGCGGAGTGGTACTAAATCCCACCTGGTCGAACTATTCGGGGGGCATCAAGGTGGCCACGATCGGGACCGGCTACGACTTTGACATGTTGTTCCTCGGTGGAGATAGGCTGCTCACACTGGCTCGCTATCCTAATTACGACCCGACGAAATTGCCGCTGCAGGGATGCGCCGACTATTCCGAACGCGTTGCCAACTGGAGTAATCCGGAGGGAGGATTCATCCGCGCTCTGCACCGCAGCGAATGGGGTGGAGAATCGTTCAGGATCAAGGGCAAGAACGGGACGAAACTGGATCTGGAGTGGGTGGGCGACAACAATCGCGGAAGCACTGTGAATCCGAAGGAGCAGGTGGCGGAGAACATCTTCGAAGAACTCGATGCGCCGGGAGAATGGTTTTATGACAAAGCGAAGGGGAAGCTTTACGTCTATCCTCCCGCCGGAGCCAACCTTTCTTCGAGTTACCTGGTGGGAGCGACCCAGGAAGAACTGATCCGTGTGGTTGGCAAGCCGAATGCAAATGTGAAGTATCTGAAATTTTGCGGCTTCAATCTGGCTCACACTCACAGGACACTGTTCACCAGACCGTACGAAGGTCTCTCGCAGGGAGACTGGACCATTGTCCGAGCAGGAGCGATGTATCTGCAGGATTCGGAGAACATCGAGATCCGGAACTGCAATTTCACGAACCTGGGCGGCAACGGCATATTCATGAGCGGCCACAATCTGGACAACGTTGTGACCGGCTGCGACTTCGTCCATGTCGGAGCGACGGCGGTCGCCATAGCAGGCCTGCCCAGTTCGACCTGGTACTACTGCAACTGGAGCAATGACAAGCAGGCGCCGACGAATCTGACTCCTGGCCCAGCCACTGAAAACTATCCGAAGAACATCACCGTCAGCTACTGCTATATGTACGACAACGGCATGTTCGAGAAGCAGACCTCTGCGGTGCTAATCTCCATCAGCCAGGGGGTTACGGTGAGCCATTGCACCGCGCATCACGGGCCAAGAGCGGGAATCAATATCGAGGACGGCACGTTTGGCGGCCATGTGATTGAGTACAACGACGTCTTCGATCAGGTGCGAGAGACGGGCGACCACGGGCCTTTTAACTCGTGGGGAAGAGACCGTTGGTGGAGAAGAATGAGCGGTGCCGATGCCCGGAAGTACGCAATGCTTGATATGGTCCAACCGAATACGATCCGCAACAACCGTTTCCACATGGAACCGGTGGAATTGCCCCAGATGGTAGGTACCAGCGAGGGCGCCACGCAGGATGGAGGACGGGGGCCCGCGAAAGATAACGAGGCACCCGGGCAGGAGCGTCGACTTCTGTTCGGCATCGACCTGGACGACGGATCGACCAACTACCTTGTCTACAACAACCTCCTCGTGAACTGCTCAGTGAAGTCGCAACACGGTTTCGACCACACGATCACGAACAACATCATCATCAATTCGCGGCCTGTCTTCCACCAGTGGAATTTGCCGGATATGCGGAAGACCGTTGCCAACAACATTATCGTCAGCAAGACTCCGTACTACTGCAGGACCAGGGACTTCATGCCGAACACGGGGATGATCGACAACAATGTGTTCTGGAACAATGGCGGCCCAGTGACGCTCCTGATCGACAGTGGCGTCGGTGGTGAAATCATCGCCAGGGAGACGTGGGATAAGTACAAGCTGGATCAGCATTCGGTTACGGCTGATCCGCAGTTCGCGAACGCTGCGAAGGGTGACTACACCGTCAAAGCGGGATCGCCCGCACTGGCGCTTGGCTTCAAGAACTTCCCCATGGACCAGTTCGGCAAGCCTGGCTACCCGGTGCCGCCGGGATTCCAACAGACACGCCCGGCCCGGCATACCCAACCAGGCGCCGGACAGCCTGCACCCTGA
- a CDS encoding diguanylate cyclase — protein sequence MQSGVSSCSGEFIEQAREAQYRAERLPEYIRQARLSFRYAIFLNLVFLFSDWRFFGHPHFYFAISARGVIVGVSLVCLAVVAKVSSFRHLQFVCVAWFCPVIAAGAVLVFPGTDIALLATFILPVIFYLIFPVSFRLALAFGAGSSAATLAAYMSPSAFGRNSLGLLAGMLMSNVVLILVLSQSNRLRRLEWAAAQSERVANAELAEHRDSLRKMLKAIPAPLIITAKNSGKLIQANDAARDYFGADLLRDPFRIESHIDHRHWPALALKLRAEGQASGFETRIYFPDDSVRDVLLEATTVGVAGQEAILMILVDITSRKEVEATMKLLATTDSLSGLPNRARFFTAASEEINRAARYKRPLALFMIDIDFFKRINDTHGHEVGDLALRAFAELCRNMIRHEDIVARLGGEEFGILLPETSTSSALALAERLRAAVESLTIDRLPTPMTISIGVSEVLAGEAIVDPALARADLALYAAKKAGRNRVVSYGALNVIPAVSAATALYD from the coding sequence ATGCAATCAGGTGTTTCTTCCTGCAGTGGCGAATTCATTGAGCAAGCGCGCGAAGCACAGTATCGGGCGGAGCGCTTGCCAGAGTACATTCGACAGGCCCGATTGAGCTTTCGATATGCGATCTTTCTCAACCTGGTGTTTCTTTTCAGTGATTGGAGATTTTTTGGTCATCCACACTTCTACTTCGCGATATCAGCCCGCGGTGTAATCGTGGGAGTGTCTCTTGTGTGTCTTGCGGTTGTTGCCAAGGTTAGCAGCTTCCGTCATCTTCAGTTCGTCTGTGTGGCGTGGTTTTGTCCGGTCATTGCTGCAGGTGCGGTATTGGTATTCCCTGGTACCGACATTGCCCTGCTTGCGACGTTTATCCTGCCCGTCATTTTCTACCTGATTTTTCCGGTGTCTTTTCGATTGGCGTTGGCCTTCGGGGCAGGCTCCAGTGCGGCGACATTGGCAGCATATATGTCTCCCAGTGCGTTCGGCAGAAACAGTCTTGGCCTACTGGCGGGAATGCTGATGAGCAACGTTGTTTTAATCCTGGTGCTCAGCCAATCGAACAGGCTGCGGAGGCTTGAATGGGCCGCAGCACAGTCGGAGCGTGTGGCGAACGCGGAGCTGGCCGAACATCGCGACAGTTTACGGAAAATGCTGAAGGCCATTCCTGCGCCACTGATTATCACAGCTAAAAACAGCGGCAAACTTATTCAGGCCAATGACGCTGCCCGGGATTATTTCGGGGCCGATCTTCTGAGAGACCCATTTCGAATCGAAAGCCATATTGATCACCGCCATTGGCCAGCACTAGCCCTGAAACTGCGTGCAGAAGGGCAGGCTTCCGGATTTGAGACTCGGATTTATTTTCCGGACGACTCCGTGAGAGATGTGCTGTTGGAGGCAACGACCGTAGGAGTCGCTGGTCAGGAAGCCATTCTGATGATCCTTGTCGACATCACCAGCCGCAAGGAAGTCGAAGCGACTATGAAACTGCTGGCTACCACCGACTCCTTGAGCGGATTGCCGAACCGCGCCCGCTTCTTCACCGCTGCGTCGGAGGAGATCAATCGAGCTGCACGGTACAAGCGGCCGCTCGCCTTGTTCATGATCGACATAGACTTTTTCAAGCGCATCAACGACACGCACGGCCATGAGGTCGGTGACTTGGCCCTTAGGGCATTTGCCGAGCTGTGCCGAAATATGATCCGGCACGAAGATATCGTGGCCAGACTGGGCGGCGAGGAGTTCGGTATCTTATTGCCCGAAACGAGTACGTCGAGTGCGCTGGCGCTGGCGGAACGGTTGCGAGCGGCGGTCGAAAGCCTGACGATTGACAGACTCCCGACGCCGATGACCATTAGCATCGGAGTGTCGGAAGTTCTGGCGGGAGAGGCTATCGTCGACCCTGCTCTCGCGCGCGCCGACCTGGCGCTGTATGCCGCGAAGAAAGCGGGACGCAATCGAGTAGTCTCTTATGGTGCGCTGAATGTGATTCCAGCCGTGTCGGCCGCCACTGCTTTATACGACTGA